Proteins encoded together in one Streptomyces umbrinus window:
- a CDS encoding SigB/SigF/SigG family RNA polymerase sigma factor encodes MPSDLSTNRPDKPVSTVTAVRPDSTTRPSAHAKHSHDDAPDAAAAFARLAELEDGPERDAVRDELVTVWLPMAHRIAGRFRDRGESVEDLRQVAAMGLVKAVDRYDPSRGAFESYAVPTITGEVKRHFRDRMWALRVPRRVQELRNKVRLARRDLTLNPGAPEPTVAEIAAHTGLTEDEVGAGMEAMESFSTLSLDAELASADDNYSLADTLGDVDSSYELVVDREAAREALRRLPERERAILYMRFFEDMTQTRIADVLGISQMHVSRLISRSCARVRDEAMGGQQPRAGGHDADGRTGTDGRTRAA; translated from the coding sequence ATGCCTAGCGATTTGTCTACAAATCGACCTGACAAGCCCGTGAGCACGGTGACGGCCGTCCGGCCGGACTCGACCACCCGGCCGTCCGCCCATGCGAAGCACTCGCACGACGACGCCCCTGACGCCGCGGCCGCGTTCGCCCGGCTCGCCGAACTGGAGGACGGGCCCGAGCGGGACGCCGTGCGCGACGAACTGGTGACGGTGTGGCTGCCCATGGCGCACCGGATCGCCGGTCGTTTCCGCGACCGGGGCGAGTCGGTCGAGGACCTGCGCCAGGTCGCGGCCATGGGGCTGGTGAAGGCGGTCGACCGGTACGACCCCTCCCGCGGGGCGTTCGAGAGTTACGCCGTGCCCACCATCACCGGTGAGGTGAAGCGGCACTTCCGGGACCGGATGTGGGCGCTGAGAGTGCCCCGCCGCGTCCAGGAACTGCGCAACAAGGTGCGGCTGGCCCGTCGGGATCTCACGTTGAATCCCGGGGCCCCGGAGCCGACGGTGGCCGAGATCGCGGCGCACACCGGGCTGACGGAGGACGAGGTCGGTGCGGGGATGGAGGCGATGGAGAGCTTCAGCACGCTGTCCCTGGACGCCGAACTCGCCTCCGCGGACGACAACTACAGCCTCGCGGACACCCTGGGCGACGTCGATTCCTCGTACGAGCTGGTCGTCGACCGGGAAGCGGCCAGGGAAGCACTGCGCCGGCTGCCCGAGCGTGAGCGGGCCATTCTGTACATGCGCTTCTTCGAGGACATGACGCAGACCCGCATCGCCGACGTGCTCGGCATCTCCCAGATGCACGTCTCACGTCTCATCAGCCGCAGTTGCGCGCGTGTCAGGGACGAGGCGATGGGTGGGCAGCAGCCGCGAGCCGGTGGCCACGATGCCGACGGGCGGACCGGCACCGACGGACGCACCAGGGCCGCGTGA
- a CDS encoding DUF5133 domain-containing protein, whose translation MLMPHPATLRRLVDEYEALIAPEAEGGAVARQDQREQDLAYTLCVSTGTRDVRRALERARRHLAAARQPVVPMAPRPPGTGGTQVRDGGEAVTR comes from the coding sequence ATGCTGATGCCCCATCCCGCGACCCTGCGCAGGCTCGTGGACGAGTACGAGGCGCTGATCGCCCCCGAGGCCGAGGGCGGCGCCGTGGCGAGACAGGACCAGCGGGAGCAGGACCTGGCCTACACGCTCTGCGTGTCGACCGGCACGCGCGATGTGAGACGTGCTCTGGAGAGGGCGCGCCGCCATCTCGCGGCCGCCCGGCAGCCCGTGGTGCCGATGGCTCCGCGGCCTCCCGGTACGGGCGGTACGCAGGTACGTGACGGCGGAGAGGCAGTCACCAGGTGA
- a CDS encoding anti-sigma factor RsbA family regulatory protein: MTTTATEDAPFVHPALFYRGDQEYVAGTVPFLLDGLAASEPVAVAAPVPRLELIAAALGTAAEAVHFVDMTRAGRNPGRIIPSVLRAFADARRGGHVRIIGEPIWSGRTATEYPACVQHEALINAAFRGRDVTILCPYDARSLPDDVLADAHATHPVLITASRQSVSGAYDPVKVLDRYNEPLMCPPGAATVRFDAEALPVTRDFALQEARERGMGAVRLQDLALIVAELTTNSVVHAGGRGTLRLWAESEQIVCEVQDTGRLTDPLAGRRPAPPDQLGGRGLLLVNHLSDLVRVHADEHGTTIRSYVARA; the protein is encoded by the coding sequence ATGACGACGACGGCGACCGAGGACGCCCCCTTCGTCCATCCTGCGCTCTTCTACCGCGGTGACCAGGAGTACGTGGCCGGGACGGTGCCCTTCCTCCTGGACGGACTGGCGGCGTCGGAGCCCGTCGCGGTGGCCGCCCCCGTCCCGCGGCTGGAACTGATCGCGGCGGCGCTCGGAACAGCGGCCGAGGCCGTGCACTTCGTCGACATGACCAGGGCCGGCCGGAACCCGGGCCGCATCATCCCGTCCGTCCTGCGGGCCTTCGCCGACGCCCGGCGCGGCGGCCATGTGCGCATCATCGGGGAACCGATCTGGTCCGGCCGCACCGCCACGGAGTATCCGGCCTGCGTCCAGCACGAGGCCCTGATCAACGCGGCGTTCCGCGGGCGGGACGTGACCATCCTCTGTCCGTACGACGCCCGGTCGCTCCCCGACGACGTACTCGCCGATGCCCACGCCACGCACCCTGTGCTCATCACGGCGAGCCGGCAGTCGGTCAGCGGTGCCTACGACCCGGTGAAGGTCCTCGACCGCTACAACGAACCGCTGATGTGTCCGCCCGGGGCGGCGACCGTCCGGTTCGACGCCGAAGCCCTGCCCGTCACCCGGGACTTCGCGCTCCAGGAGGCACGGGAGCGGGGGATGGGAGCCGTCCGCCTGCAGGATCTGGCGCTGATCGTGGCGGAGTTGACCACGAACAGCGTGGTGCACGCCGGCGGCAGGGGAACGCTGCGTCTGTGGGCGGAGAGCGAGCAGATCGTCTGCGAGGTCCAGGACACCGGCCGGCTGACCGACCCCCTCGCGGGCCGCCGCCCGGCACCCCCCGACCAACTCGGTGGCCGAGGCCTTCTCCTCGTCAACCATCTGTCGGATCTGGTGCGCGTGCACGCCGATGAGCACGGCACGACGATCCGCAGCTACGTGGCGCGCGCATGA
- a CDS encoding PRC-barrel domain containing protein, with the protein MVTDRIWSYAGDSGHTQGQRLTGFTVVASDGTVGHVDRQADDSGLRHLIVDTGVWLFGSSVLIPVGVVTAVDTETQEVRVACTEEEIKAAPRFKTDRETLDPEYLAGVGDYYRSLPPRQATAP; encoded by the coding sequence GTGGTCACCGACAGAATCTGGTCGTACGCAGGGGACAGCGGGCACACCCAGGGGCAGCGGCTCACGGGGTTCACGGTGGTGGCGTCCGACGGCACGGTCGGGCATGTGGACCGGCAGGCCGACGACTCGGGTCTGCGCCATCTGATCGTCGACACCGGAGTCTGGCTGTTCGGTAGCAGCGTGCTGATACCCGTGGGCGTCGTCACCGCCGTCGACACCGAGACCCAGGAGGTCAGGGTCGCGTGCACGGAGGAGGAGATAAAGGCCGCGCCGCGGTTCAAGACCGATCGCGAGACGCTGGACCCCGAGTACCTCGCCGGTGTCGGCGACTACTACCGGAGTCTGCCTCCACGACAGGCGACCGCGCCCTGA
- a CDS encoding ATP-binding protein, translating to MDRIDTTALASSHRTSGGTSMTAVPITTAAMARAHVRAVVLEQWSSPPRRATETAVIDLLLVVSELAANAVRHGGGLVGVEVTSTREGVRLAVHDNSDVVPAAAFGSGDLPAVHHGNGYGWPLIIRLARDIAIERRPGGGKTIRVLVPLQTVP from the coding sequence ATGGACCGAATCGACACGACTGCCCTCGCGTCGTCCCACCGCACGTCCGGTGGGACGTCGATGACGGCGGTTCCGATCACGACCGCGGCGATGGCCCGTGCCCACGTCCGCGCCGTGGTGCTGGAACAGTGGAGTTCCCCGCCCCGCAGGGCGACGGAGACCGCTGTCATCGATCTCCTGCTGGTCGTCTCGGAGCTGGCCGCGAACGCCGTCCGGCACGGGGGCGGGCTGGTCGGGGTCGAGGTGACATCCACGCGTGAGGGCGTGCGGCTGGCCGTGCACGACAACAGTGACGTCGTCCCCGCCGCTGCCTTCGGCTCGGGTGACCTTCCCGCGGTGCATCACGGCAACGGCTACGGCTGGCCGCTGATCATCCGGCTGGCGCGCGACATCGCCATCGAAAGGCGTCCCGGAGGCGGCAAGACGATCCGCGTCCTGGTGCCGCTCCAGACCGTGCCGTAG
- a CDS encoding ATP-binding protein, producing the protein MATEPRWDDKLPSEETYTQTTEFAGEPSDVTGSRLAAEGFLLALTRASPPAEPEHWDDILLIVTELAANAVQYAPGPFTLHLRRTFDGVHVTMHDTSTTPPAPRPFRPGRNDGGVGWHLIHTLCDQVSVVPTEKGKDIHVFMPW; encoded by the coding sequence ATGGCGACCGAGCCGCGTTGGGACGACAAACTGCCTTCTGAGGAGACTTACACCCAGACCACCGAATTCGCCGGCGAACCGTCCGATGTGACGGGCTCACGACTCGCCGCGGAGGGGTTCCTCCTTGCGCTCACGCGTGCCTCGCCACCGGCGGAGCCCGAACACTGGGACGACATCCTGCTGATCGTCACGGAGCTGGCCGCCAACGCGGTGCAGTACGCGCCGGGCCCGTTCACGCTGCACCTGCGGCGCACGTTCGACGGTGTGCATGTGACGATGCACGACACCAGCACCACACCACCGGCGCCTCGTCCCTTCCGCCCCGGCCGGAACGACGGAGGCGTGGGATGGCATCTGATCCATACGCTGTGCGACCAGGTGAGTGTGGTGCCGACCGAGAAGGGCAAGGACATCCACGTGTTCATGCCGTGGTGA
- a CDS encoding dolichyl-phosphate-mannose--protein mannosyltransferase: MTSDIAAQVGADTDAHPKTDSPPWARRLRRFGYTGRPRTDTRDLLVPPFPEPGTRVGEALGLSPALTYRVMKAMGWVGPVLVAVLAGAIRFWNLGRPRSVAFDETYYAKDAWALLKLGYEGTWPDRKIADPQILADPQVIPLSDTGTFVAHPPMGKWVIALGEWMFGLNPFGWRFMTAVLGTLSVLMLCRIGRRLFRSTALGCLAGLLLAVDGLHFVMSRIALLDLVVMFFVLAAFGCLLVDRDRARARLAEALPVDADGFAGPHQHTGEHAGMGVRPWRIAAGALLGLAAASKWNGLYVLAFFMVMTVLWDVASRRVSGARRPYLSVLRKDLGWSVLSLAPVALVTYLMTWTGWFLSDKGYGRHWADGRGGPWSWIPASLRSLWHYEHGVYEFNVGLDSWHRYESNPWSWLVLGRPVAYSYETDFAQDGCRTASGCSQAVLALGTPVLWWSACFALLYLLYRWALRRDWRAGAVLCAVGAGYLPWFLYQDRTIFSFYAVAFVPYLCLAVAMLVGAMLGPPGSSERRRAVGAMSAGVLVLLIVWNFIYFFPIYTGATIPYSDWHSRMWLDTWI, encoded by the coding sequence GTGACCAGTGACATCGCGGCGCAGGTGGGCGCCGATACCGACGCCCACCCGAAGACGGATTCCCCTCCCTGGGCGAGGCGGCTGCGCCGGTTCGGCTACACGGGACGCCCACGGACCGACACCCGCGACCTTCTGGTCCCGCCCTTCCCGGAGCCCGGCACACGCGTCGGCGAGGCCCTGGGCCTCAGCCCGGCACTGACCTACCGCGTCATGAAGGCGATGGGCTGGGTCGGGCCGGTCCTCGTCGCCGTCCTCGCCGGAGCGATCCGCTTCTGGAACCTGGGCCGGCCGCGGTCCGTCGCCTTCGACGAGACGTACTACGCCAAGGACGCCTGGGCGTTGCTGAAGCTCGGCTACGAGGGGACATGGCCGGACCGCAAGATCGCCGACCCGCAGATCCTGGCGGACCCTCAGGTGATCCCGCTGTCCGACACCGGGACCTTCGTGGCGCACCCGCCGATGGGCAAGTGGGTGATCGCCCTCGGCGAGTGGATGTTCGGCCTGAACCCCTTCGGCTGGCGTTTCATGACGGCGGTGCTCGGCACGCTGTCGGTGCTGATGCTGTGCCGAATAGGCCGTCGGCTGTTCCGTTCGACGGCGCTGGGCTGTCTGGCCGGGCTGCTGCTGGCGGTGGACGGCCTGCACTTCGTGATGAGCCGTATCGCTCTGCTCGACCTCGTGGTCATGTTCTTCGTGCTGGCCGCGTTCGGGTGTCTGCTGGTCGACCGGGACCGGGCGCGGGCCCGTCTCGCGGAAGCCCTGCCGGTGGACGCGGACGGCTTCGCGGGTCCGCATCAACACACCGGCGAGCACGCGGGGATGGGCGTACGGCCCTGGCGGATCGCGGCCGGCGCACTGCTGGGACTGGCGGCCGCGAGCAAGTGGAACGGCCTCTACGTCCTGGCGTTCTTCATGGTCATGACCGTGCTGTGGGACGTCGCCTCCCGCCGCGTCTCAGGCGCGCGCCGCCCGTACTTGTCGGTGCTGCGCAAGGACCTCGGCTGGTCCGTGCTGTCCCTCGCGCCGGTCGCCCTGGTCACGTATCTGATGACCTGGACCGGCTGGTTCCTGTCCGACAAGGGCTACGGACGGCACTGGGCGGACGGCCGGGGCGGCCCGTGGTCGTGGATCCCCGCCTCGCTGCGCAGCCTGTGGCACTACGAGCACGGGGTCTACGAGTTCAACGTGGGGCTGGACTCCTGGCACCGCTACGAGTCCAACCCGTGGAGCTGGCTGGTCCTCGGACGGCCGGTGGCGTACTCGTACGAGACGGACTTCGCACAGGACGGCTGCCGTACCGCGTCCGGCTGCTCCCAGGCGGTCCTCGCGCTGGGCACACCAGTGCTGTGGTGGTCGGCGTGCTTCGCGCTCCTCTATCTGCTCTACCGGTGGGCGCTGCGCCGCGACTGGCGTGCGGGCGCCGTCCTGTGTGCCGTGGGTGCCGGCTATCTGCCCTGGTTCCTGTACCAGGACCGTACGATCTTCTCCTTCTACGCGGTCGCCTTCGTGCCGTATCTGTGCCTGGCCGTCGCGATGTTGGTGGGCGCGATGCTGGGGCCGCCGGGTTCGAGTGAGAGACGCCGGGCCGTGGGGGCGATGAGCGCGGGTGTCCTCGTACTGCTCATCGTCTGGAACTTCATCTACTTCTTCCCGATCTACACGGGTGCGACGATCCCGTATTCCGACTGGCATTCGAGGATGTGGCTCGACACCTGGATCTGA
- a CDS encoding MFS transporter, which produces MPGWLVVLLAAASGMTVANLYYAQPLLSSLRDVFHVGETAAGGLITLTQVGYVLGMLLLVPLGDRLEKRRLITVLLAVTTLALLAAGLATSFPMLLIASLISGGTSVVAQILVPFAASLAPDHTRGRIVGRVMSGLLTGILLSRTLSSLVSDVTGWRVVYLGSAVLMALLALALHAALPRQAATTAIPYTQVLRSTVRLVRVHPALLRRGLYQAAMFGAFSAFWTTVSYVLTGPRFHYSPVGVGVFALVGAAGAAVAPFAGRWADRKLVRPMTGAGLIAAAVAFAVAGLGQRHILLLALAAVLLDMAVQTTLILGQHTVYQLDANARARLNSAFIALFFVGGALGSQFGSLAFHAGGWTAVSLLGTALPVLALLYWATEFRDRTRVAENA; this is translated from the coding sequence ATGGCTGGTCGTGCTCCTGGCCGCCGCCTCCGGCATGACGGTCGCCAACCTGTACTACGCCCAGCCCCTGTTGTCCTCACTGCGCGACGTCTTCCATGTCGGCGAGACAGCCGCCGGCGGGCTGATCACCCTCACCCAGGTCGGCTACGTCCTGGGCATGCTCCTGCTCGTCCCGCTCGGCGACCGGCTGGAGAAGCGCCGCCTGATCACCGTGCTGCTGGCGGTCACCACGCTCGCCCTCCTCGCCGCCGGTCTCGCGACGAGCTTCCCCATGCTGCTGATCGCCTCCCTGATCAGCGGCGGCACGTCGGTCGTCGCCCAGATCCTGGTGCCCTTCGCCGCGAGTCTGGCCCCGGACCACACCCGCGGCCGGATCGTGGGCCGGGTGATGAGCGGTCTGCTCACCGGCATCCTGCTGTCCCGCACCCTCAGCAGCCTGGTCTCCGACGTGACGGGCTGGCGCGTCGTCTATCTGGGCTCCGCCGTCCTGATGGCACTGCTCGCACTGGCCCTGCACGCCGCCCTGCCCAGGCAGGCCGCCACGACGGCGATCCCGTACACCCAGGTGCTGCGTTCCACGGTCCGACTGGTGCGCGTCCACCCGGCGTTGCTCCGCCGCGGGCTCTACCAGGCGGCGATGTTCGGTGCGTTCAGCGCGTTCTGGACCACCGTCTCGTACGTCCTCACGGGCCCGCGTTTCCACTACTCCCCCGTCGGGGTCGGTGTCTTCGCCCTGGTCGGCGCTGCCGGGGCGGCCGTGGCTCCCTTCGCGGGCCGTTGGGCCGATCGCAAGCTGGTGCGCCCGATGACCGGAGCCGGGCTGATCGCCGCGGCCGTCGCCTTCGCGGTCGCCGGGCTCGGCCAGCGGCACATCCTCCTGCTGGCGCTGGCCGCCGTGCTGCTCGACATGGCCGTACAGACCACGCTGATCCTCGGTCAGCACACCGTCTACCAGCTCGACGCGAACGCGCGGGCGCGGCTGAACAGCGCCTTCATCGCCCTCTTCTTCGTCGGCGGTGCCCTCGGTTCGCAGTTCGGCTCGCTCGCCTTCCACGCCGGCGGCTGGACGGCGGTGTCTCTCCTCGGCACGGCGCTCCCCGTCCTGGCCCTCCTCTACTGGGCCACGGAGTTCCGCGACCGGACAAGGGTGGCCGAAAACGCATGA